One genomic region from Gemmobacter aquarius encodes:
- a CDS encoding AAA family ATPase, translating to MENEPSSFRKPMRKYSVLVVDTGQSGAEEIVELVTRTGDYRAERARIESVITNPHAHAPDIVVLDLGSPTTSELEVLAEIRGHYGDVPVIIVSEALDDAQMRRLLKLKIHDWHRKPLGQADFHASLNSSIRNAKQLSTRVHAVISAMAGAGGTTVAISITDALARSLAKQKASVGLFDLDFSSGSCGMMLNLSTTLNLDSIITQPERIDHEFVSLIQQKHPHDFHLYSFKRRDFVTHLNGYELVLRLLDAVTMEHAHTVLDVPYYEVDWAQDVLSAVNTATIVCEMNIPSIKHALDLLKTIRALPGAPKQANVLINKCETGLFKRSRIPAAKLKELFGDTPYRLLPRDDSTFAEALDRGVVPGDVNGRSKFEREIARYVKDTMLTEKAAK from the coding sequence ATGGAAAACGAACCGAGCAGTTTCCGCAAACCGATGCGAAAGTATTCGGTGCTTGTCGTCGATACCGGGCAAAGCGGCGCGGAAGAGATCGTCGAACTCGTCACCCGCACCGGCGATTACCGTGCCGAACGGGCGCGCATCGAATCCGTCATCACCAACCCGCATGCCCACGCGCCCGATATCGTGGTGCTCGACCTCGGCAGCCCCACGACCTCGGAACTGGAAGTGCTGGCCGAGATCCGCGGCCATTACGGCGACGTACCCGTGATCATCGTCTCCGAGGCGCTGGACGACGCGCAGATGCGCCGCCTGCTGAAGCTTAAAATCCACGACTGGCACCGCAAGCCGCTGGGTCAGGCTGATTTCCACGCCTCGCTCAATTCGTCGATCCGCAACGCCAAGCAGCTTTCCACCCGCGTCCATGCCGTTATCTCCGCCATGGCGGGGGCAGGCGGCACCACGGTTGCCATTTCCATCACCGATGCGCTGGCCCGCAGCCTTGCAAAGCAAAAGGCCTCGGTCGGGCTGTTCGATCTCGACTTTTCCAGCGGCTCCTGCGGGATGATGCTGAACCTTTCGACCACGCTGAACCTTGATTCCATCATCACCCAGCCGGAACGGATCGACCACGAATTCGTCAGCCTGATCCAGCAAAAGCACCCTCACGACTTCCACCTTTACAGCTTCAAGCGCCGTGATTTCGTCACGCACCTGAACGGCTACGAACTGGTGCTGCGCCTTCTGGATGCGGTGACGATGGAACACGCCCACACCGTTCTCGACGTGCCCTATTACGAGGTGGACTGGGCGCAGGATGTGCTTTCGGCGGTCAACACCGCCACCATCGTCTGCGAAATGAACATCCCCTCGATCAAGCACGCGCTTGACCTTCTAAAGACGATCCGCGCCCTTCCCGGTGCGCCCAAACAGGCCAATGTGCTGATCAACAAGTGCGAGACCGGCCTGTTCAAACGCTCGCGCATTCCGGCGGCCAAGCTAAAGGAACTGTTCGGCGACACGCCCTACCGCCTGTTGCCGCGCGACGACAGCACCTTTGCCGAAGCGCTCGACCGCGGCGTTGTGCCGGGTGATGTGAATGGCCGTTCGAAATTCGAGCGCGAGATCGCGCGCTACGTCAAAGACACCATGCTGACCGAAAAGGCCGCGAAATGA
- a CDS encoding CpaF family protein, whose translation MVGRFFRKTDESPLPQTGSAVAVEPAVVDFSSGPDMVAERVNLHRFLLDKINLTILDSMEDSQLLEELRPLVRDYVRTNNLALNAKELDALVSDTADEMLGLGPLEPLLKDDSIADILVVGPKTVFIERSGKLSKTNVRFKDEAHLLRIINKIVASVGRRVDESSPLVDARLADGSRVNAAIRPVTVDGPQVSIRKFAKRPIGMSGLVDRGALPQGMADLLSAAVEGKVSIVVSGGTGSGKTTFLNALSASIPGDERLVTIEDAAELQLQQEHVVRMETRPPTLDGRNEITQRDLVKNALRMRPDRIIIGEVRGGEAFDMLQAMNTGHEGSMTTIHANNPRDALGRMEQMVGMAGMPMSQNSIRSQISSAIHMIVQLSRMRDGTRRLTAISELTGMEGDVIQMQDIVRYNRLGVDDKGMIIGEFRATGIRPRFLTDVQSIGLRVDPRIFDPTTRF comes from the coding sequence ATGGTAGGGCGCTTTTTCCGCAAGACCGACGAGTCACCGCTTCCCCAGACCGGCAGCGCCGTCGCCGTCGAACCGGCGGTGGTCGATTTCTCGTCAGGCCCCGACATGGTGGCCGAACGGGTCAACCTGCACCGCTTCCTGCTGGACAAGATCAACCTCACCATCCTCGACAGCATGGAGGACAGCCAGCTTCTGGAAGAACTCCGCCCGCTGGTCCGCGATTATGTCCGCACCAACAACCTTGCGCTCAACGCCAAAGAACTCGACGCGCTGGTGTCCGATACCGCCGACGAGATGCTGGGCCTTGGCCCGCTGGAACCCCTGCTGAAAGACGACAGCATCGCCGATATCCTTGTTGTCGGCCCGAAAACCGTGTTCATCGAACGCTCGGGCAAGCTGTCCAAGACCAACGTCCGCTTCAAGGACGAAGCCCACCTTCTGCGGATCATCAACAAGATCGTGGCCTCGGTCGGGCGCCGTGTGGATGAAAGCTCGCCCCTCGTCGATGCCCGCCTTGCCGATGGCAGCCGCGTGAACGCCGCGATCCGTCCCGTCACGGTCGACGGCCCGCAGGTTTCCATCCGCAAATTCGCCAAGCGCCCCATCGGCATGTCGGGCCTTGTCGACCGCGGCGCGCTGCCGCAGGGCATGGCCGACCTGCTGTCCGCCGCCGTCGAAGGCAAGGTGTCCATCGTCGTCTCGGGCGGAACGGGGTCGGGGAAAACCACCTTCCTCAACGCGCTTTCCGCCTCGATCCCCGGTGACGAACGGCTTGTCACCATCGAGGACGCCGCCGAACTGCAACTGCAACAGGAACACGTCGTCCGCATGGAAACCCGCCCGCCCACGCTGGACGGCAGGAATGAAATCACCCAGCGCGATCTGGTCAAGAACGCCCTGCGGATGCGCCCCGACCGCATCATCATCGGCGAGGTCCGCGGCGGCGAGGCTTTCGACATGCTGCAAGCCATGAACACCGGCCACGAAGGCTCGATGACCACGATCCACGCCAACAATCCGCGCGACGCGCTGGGGCGGATGGAGCAGATGGTGGGCATGGCCGGCATGCCGATGTCGCAAAACTCCATCCGCTCGCAGATTTCCTCGGCGATCCACATGATCGTGCAACTGTCGCGCATGCGCGACGGCACGCGCCGCCTGACGGCCATTTCGGAACTGACCGGCATGGAGGGCGATGTGATCCAGATGCAGGACATCGTGCGCTACAACCGCCTTGGTGTCGACGACAAGGGCATGATCATCGGCGAATTCCGCGCCACCGGCATCCGGCCCCGCTTCCTGACCGATGTGCAAAGCATCGGGCTACGGGTCGACCCCCGCATCTTTGACCCGACCACGCGGTTCTGA
- a CDS encoding type II and III secretion system protein family protein, which translates to MKHIQDIKRRFTAAGLRGLTLALAAASVMSAAVPNAVHAQQSRFVTLGTMVDPIVVTPGFTMTVEVDKPYTDLVVGNPGVADVFPLTDRSVYIQGNAPGATNVALYDASKKLIGSVIVQVRVDFGELQDAIDRAVPSANVEVSNVNNRIRLSGDVRDGLDLQRIVDIAQQYTAADVPVVNSIRVVDPQQVQLDVRILEVNRDAGRSLGVQLAGGDFLGADVADVGTRISGVLRLAGNQVDVVINALEEKGLARRLANPQLVTSNGIEANFLVGGQVPITINQPNADNTSSTPTTVFRDVGVKLSFLPKVLDGGMISLRVQPEVSDIDETLSGTNDQPGFSTRRADTTVSLLDGQSFAIAGLLQVSNERDISQTPWLGQLPVLGALFRSTGFQKRETDLVILVTPHLVDPASPNQPLRSPLENTASSNDVEMFLLGMLEVDRKTINGFRSGEGVIGPYGHMINLEFDDALITKK; encoded by the coding sequence ATGAAACACATACAGGACATAAAGCGGCGATTTACAGCCGCGGGTTTGCGCGGGCTTACCCTCGCCCTCGCAGCCGCATCGGTGATGTCGGCGGCAGTGCCGAACGCCGTGCATGCCCAGCAATCGCGCTTTGTCACCTTGGGCACGATGGTCGATCCGATCGTCGTCACCCCCGGTTTCACCATGACGGTCGAGGTCGACAAACCCTATACCGACCTTGTCGTGGGCAATCCCGGCGTGGCCGATGTGTTTCCGCTGACCGACCGTTCGGTCTATATCCAGGGCAACGCGCCGGGGGCCACCAACGTGGCGCTTTATGACGCCAGCAAAAAGCTGATCGGGTCGGTCATCGTTCAGGTCCGCGTCGATTTCGGCGAATTGCAGGATGCCATCGACCGCGCCGTTCCCAGCGCCAATGTCGAGGTGTCCAACGTCAACAACCGCATCCGCCTGTCGGGCGACGTGCGCGACGGGCTGGATCTGCAACGCATCGTCGACATTGCCCAGCAATATACCGCAGCCGATGTGCCGGTGGTGAACTCGATCCGCGTGGTCGACCCGCAGCAGGTGCAACTCGATGTCCGCATCCTCGAAGTGAACCGTGACGCGGGCCGGTCGCTCGGCGTGCAGCTTGCGGGCGGCGATTTCCTTGGCGCGGATGTCGCTGATGTCGGCACCCGCATCAGCGGCGTGCTGCGTCTGGCTGGCAATCAGGTCGATGTCGTCATCAACGCGCTGGAAGAAAAGGGCCTTGCCCGCCGTCTGGCCAACCCGCAACTCGTGACTTCGAACGGGATCGAGGCCAATTTCCTTGTCGGCGGTCAGGTGCCGATCACCATCAACCAGCCCAACGCCGACAACACCAGCAGCACGCCGACCACCGTGTTCCGCGACGTGGGCGTCAAGCTCAGCTTCCTGCCCAAGGTGCTTGACGGCGGCATGATCTCGCTGAGGGTGCAGCCCGAAGTGTCCGACATCGACGAAACGCTTAGCGGCACCAACGACCAGCCCGGCTTTTCCACCCGCCGCGCCGATACCACCGTGTCGCTGCTCGATGGCCAAAGCTTCGCAATCGCGGGCCTTTTGCAGGTCAGCAACGAACGCGACATCTCGCAGACCCCGTGGCTCGGCCAGCTTCCGGTGCTTGGCGCGCTGTTCCGTTCGACCGGCTTCCAGAAGCGCGAAACCGATCTCGTGATCCTCGTCACGCCGCATCTGGTCGACCCCGCCTCGCCGAACCAGCCGCTGCGCTCGCCGCTCGAGAACACCGCGTCCTCCAACGATGTCGAGATGTTCCTCTTGGGCATGCTCGAAGTCGACCGCAAGACCATCAACGGCTTCCGCTCGGGCGAAGGCGTCATCGGTCCCTACGGCCATATGATCAATCTGGAGTTCGACGATGCGCTCATCACCAAGAAGTAA
- a CDS encoding prepilin peptidase, whose amino-acid sequence MPGIVDLAVSGIAMALLARIAWIDFQTLRIANRDVLVLIGTVAVLVVPGVTPYGWANLLPGVILFALGVLFWLLRSMGAGDAKLFFPLGILIGWQGIATFALCLLPFSLLFLGLAKLGAAGRLGQGGLATRLATIGRGRGIPYGVPMAFSAIAATLWRLSL is encoded by the coding sequence ATGCCGGGGATCGTGGATCTTGCCGTCTCCGGTATCGCCATGGCACTTCTGGCGCGCATCGCATGGATCGACTTCCAGACCCTGAGGATTGCAAATCGCGATGTGCTGGTGCTGATCGGCACCGTCGCGGTGCTGGTCGTTCCGGGTGTCACGCCCTACGGTTGGGCAAACCTGCTTCCCGGTGTCATCCTCTTTGCGCTTGGCGTGCTGTTCTGGCTGCTCCGGTCGATGGGGGCGGGGGATGCCAAGCTGTTCTTTCCATTGGGCATCCTGATCGGCTGGCAGGGCATCGCGACCTTCGCACTTTGCCTTTTGCCGTTTTCGCTGCTGTTTCTGGGCTTGGCAAAACTGGGCGCCGCAGGACGGCTGGGGCAGGGAGGGCTTGCCACCCGTCTGGCCACCATCGGACGCGGGCGCGGCATCCCCTACGGCGTGCCCATGGCCTTTTCCGCCATCGCCGCGACCCTGTGGCGGTTAAGCCTGTAG
- the cpaB gene encoding Flp pilus assembly protein CpaB, translated as MRASTVISFAVALGLAVLAVFGVRGWMQAERAEIELSAKQADATKNYIVVAKGGLGFGDRITADRVELLEWASDRLPAGAFTKIEDLVGDTDENARYVLATMEAGEMILPGKITTPGQRAKLSTAITPGMRAVSISVNDVLGVAGFVLPGDRVDVMLTRNDGTGPFVDVLLQGVRVVAIDQTADDRADQPSVVRTVTFEVSTDEAQKLTLAANIGTLSLALRNLGAGEMQKTDRVTVVDLNSADSSKRDQELVRAQAELAAARAAQDQTSAEALARVAKLETELQALRADAAKAAVVAAPAETVAETVAVAAAEPSAALPDFANVGVIRGGQRAEYRVLMFLDQ; from the coding sequence ATGCGGGCTTCGACCGTCATAAGTTTTGCCGTTGCACTGGGTCTTGCCGTACTGGCGGTCTTCGGTGTGCGGGGCTGGATGCAGGCGGAACGCGCCGAAATCGAACTCTCGGCCAAGCAGGCGGATGCCACCAAAAACTATATCGTGGTCGCCAAGGGCGGCCTCGGCTTTGGCGACCGCATCACCGCCGACCGTGTCGAATTGCTCGAATGGGCCAGCGACCGCCTGCCCGCAGGTGCCTTTACCAAAATCGAAGACCTTGTCGGCGACACCGACGAAAACGCCCGTTACGTGCTTGCCACGATGGAAGCGGGCGAAATGATCCTGCCCGGCAAGATCACCACCCCCGGCCAGCGCGCCAAGCTGTCGACCGCGATCACTCCCGGCATGCGCGCCGTGTCGATCTCGGTCAACGATGTGCTCGGCGTCGCGGGCTTCGTGCTTCCGGGCGACCGCGTCGACGTGATGCTGACCCGCAACGATGGCACCGGCCCCTTCGTCGACGTGCTGCTGCAAGGCGTGCGCGTCGTTGCCATCGACCAGACCGCCGATGACCGCGCCGACCAGCCCTCGGTCGTGCGGACCGTGACCTTCGAGGTATCGACCGACGAAGCGCAGAAACTGACGCTCGCCGCCAACATCGGCACGCTGTCGCTTGCCCTGCGAAACCTCGGCGCGGGAGAGATGCAAAAGACCGATCGCGTCACCGTGGTCGACCTGAACTCGGCCGACAGTTCGAAGCGCGATCAGGAACTTGTCCGCGCTCAGGCCGAACTTGCCGCAGCCCGCGCAGCCCAAGACCAGACCAGCGCCGAGGCACTGGCCCGTGTCGCCAAGCTGGAAACCGAATTGCAGGCCCTGCGCGCCGATGCCGCGAAAGCCGCAGTCGTGGCCGCTCCGGCGGAAACGGTGGCTGAAACGGTGGCCGTAGCAGCCGCCGAGCCGTCCGCCGCCCTTCCCGATTTCGCCAATGTCGGCGTGATTAGGGGCGGACAACGTGCCGAATACCGCGTGCTGATGTTCCTCGACCAGTAG
- a CDS encoding TadE/TadG family type IV pilus assembly protein encodes MVTRPFARLSRFRRSESGVTLIEGLIVFPLMLTVIITFVEFGYAVFQWEQTGRAIAIGARVAAVSDPVAQETDFKTLGSYSAGLPGDPVGGDTVRVSCVGDGATAGLAKCTQDFNRILYGSDGICKTAYGGALPGMCDVNPRIKAENVIVTYTRNGLGYIGRDAGPVVNVTVQLRNLNFSTFLLGPLLGIRSIPIPFSPVTVTGEDLSTCNNPARSATTFSNPCPTL; translated from the coding sequence ATGGTAACCCGCCCCTTCGCGCGCCTTTCCCGGTTCCGCCGCAGCGAAAGCGGCGTGACCCTGATCGAGGGGCTGATCGTCTTTCCCTTGATGCTGACGGTTATCATTACCTTTGTCGAATTCGGCTATGCGGTGTTCCAGTGGGAACAGACAGGCCGCGCCATCGCCATCGGCGCGCGCGTCGCGGCGGTCTCGGATCCGGTCGCGCAAGAGACCGACTTCAAGACGCTTGGCAGCTATTCCGCCGGATTGCCGGGTGACCCCGTCGGGGGCGACACGGTCAGGGTCAGTTGCGTCGGTGACGGTGCGACGGCGGGTCTGGCCAAATGCACCCAGGATTTCAACCGCATCCTCTACGGGTCGGACGGCATTTGCAAAACCGCCTATGGCGGCGCCCTTCCCGGCATGTGCGACGTCAACCCGCGCATAAAGGCGGAAAATGTGATCGTCACCTATACGCGCAACGGTCTGGGATACATCGGCCGCGATGCCGGACCTGTCGTCAACGTGACCGTGCAACTGCGAAACCTGAATTTCAGCACCTTCCTTCTGGGCCCGCTCCTCGGCATCCGGTCCATCCCCATTCCCTTCAGCCCGGTCACCGTGACCGGCGAAGACCTGTCGACCTGCAACAACCCCGCCCGCTCCGCGACCACCTTTTCGAACCCCTGCCCGACCTTGTGA
- a CDS encoding TadE/TadG family type IV pilus assembly protein — protein MKRLAASLFSRFRTSERGAVLAEALLVVPMITLFALAVIEFGFIFWERQQLQAGVRDAARYLSRCNVEATSASTPMCSQAKATALATSYFYPTGTATGVVANRLPGTTLPSISYDFDPPVAQFKNITLGTTISVTGTYSHSQSPTFRLLRLPGIPLSYKYSLRYIGW, from the coding sequence GTGAAGCGTCTGGCCGCGTCCCTATTCTCGCGTTTCAGAACCTCGGAACGGGGGGCGGTCCTTGCCGAGGCGCTTCTGGTCGTGCCGATGATCACCCTTTTCGCGCTCGCGGTGATCGAGTTCGGCTTTATCTTCTGGGAACGCCAGCAGCTTCAGGCAGGCGTGCGCGACGCCGCCCGTTACCTGTCGCGTTGCAACGTCGAAGCCACCTCCGCCTCGACACCGATGTGTTCGCAAGCCAAGGCCACGGCACTGGCCACCAGCTATTTCTATCCCACCGGCACGGCCACGGGCGTGGTCGCCAACCGCCTGCCCGGCACCACCTTGCCCTCGATCAGCTATGACTTCGATCCGCCCGTGGCGCAGTTCAAGAACATCACCCTTGGCACGACGATTTCGGTCACGGGCACCTACAGCCATTCCCAGTCGCCGACCTTCCGTCTGCTCCGCCTGCCCGGAATACCGCTGAGCTACAAATACTCGCTGAGGTATATCGGATGGTAA
- a CDS encoding type II secretion system F family protein yields MSLILIYAFVFAAVLLAVDSLLRYGVSLSRSRREVNDRLARLTEGGGNQSETYRQLLKDRSATTGWGERGIIAWMTRVYRQSGLRLSVQRRMLYAVGFVLAGIVAADFLFPTTLGQVLFGPPIGLALMLLSVIRIRSRRIRKFVEQLPLAIEIIVRSLNAGHPLTTAIALVGREMADPIGSEFGLLSDQLTFGSELDDAMLNMVDRVGAEELSLLAVTVSVQRGTGGNLAEILENLSNMIRDRGTIRGKIKAISAEGRITSVIMAIFPFALYTLISLLVPTYFDPVWESGYGTQIVVALLVIMSIGMFILNRLVRFDF; encoded by the coding sequence ATGTCGCTCATCCTCATCTACGCCTTCGTCTTCGCCGCGGTCCTTCTCGCCGTCGACTCGCTCCTGCGCTACGGCGTGTCACTCTCGCGTTCGCGGCGCGAGGTGAACGACCGTCTGGCACGCCTAACCGAGGGGGGCGGCAACCAGTCCGAAACCTATCGCCAATTGCTGAAGGACCGCAGCGCGACCACAGGTTGGGGCGAGCGCGGCATCATCGCGTGGATGACCCGCGTCTACCGCCAATCGGGCCTGCGCCTGTCGGTGCAGCGCCGCATGCTTTACGCTGTGGGCTTCGTGCTTGCAGGCATCGTCGCCGCCGATTTCCTCTTCCCCACGACGCTGGGTCAGGTGCTGTTCGGCCCGCCCATCGGCCTTGCCCTGATGCTGCTGTCCGTGATCCGCATCCGCTCGCGCCGCATCCGCAAATTCGTCGAACAACTGCCGCTCGCCATCGAGATCATCGTCCGCAGCCTGAACGCGGGCCACCCCCTGACCACCGCCATCGCCCTTGTCGGGCGCGAGATGGCCGACCCCATCGGCAGCGAATTCGGCCTTCTCAGCGATCAGCTCACCTTTGGCTCGGAACTTGACGACGCAATGCTCAACATGGTCGACCGCGTCGGCGCGGAAGAGCTTTCGCTTCTGGCCGTCACCGTCAGCGTGCAGCGCGGCACGGGCGGCAACCTCGCCGAAATCCTTGAAAACCTGTCCAACATGATCCGAGACCGCGGCACGATCCGCGGAAAGATCAAGGCGATCTCGGCTGAAGGGCGCATCACCTCGGTCATCATGGCGATCTTCCCCTTCGCGCTTTACACGCTGATTTCGCTGCTGGTTCCGACCTATTTCGATCCGGTCTGGGAAAGCGGCTACGGCACCCAGATCGTGGTCGCGCTTCTCGTTATCATGTCGATCGGCATGTTCATCCTGAACCGGCTCGTCCGGTTCGACTTCTGA
- a CDS encoding L,D-transpeptidase — protein MRVLRLSLMAFLSLVLASLAHAETKAIPRDLGQHTRQVVAYETTEKPGTIIISNADRTLHMVLGKGQAARYQISVGRDGFTWTGTVTVGRKAKWPEWRPPTEMRQRDPSLPDMVPAGPYNPLGARALYLYAGGRDTLYRIHGTNNAPSVGNYETSGCFRLTNADVIELFQTVPEGTKVIVR, from the coding sequence ATGAGGGTGCTTCGCCTTTCGCTTATGGCCTTCCTGTCGCTGGTGCTCGCCAGCCTCGCCCATGCCGAGACCAAGGCCATCCCGCGCGATCTTGGCCAGCACACGCGCCAAGTCGTGGCCTATGAGACGACCGAAAAACCCGGCACCATCATCATCTCGAACGCCGACCGCACCCTGCACATGGTGCTGGGCAAGGGTCAGGCCGCCCGCTACCAGATCAGCGTCGGGCGCGATGGTTTCACATGGACCGGCACCGTCACCGTGGGGCGCAAGGCCAAATGGCCCGAATGGCGCCCGCCCACAGAAATGCGTCAACGTGACCCGTCGCTTCCCGACATGGTCCCCGCCGGTCCTTACAACCCGCTCGGCGCGCGTGCGCTTTACCTCTACGCGGGCGGGCGCGACACGCTTTACCGCATCCACGGCACCAACAACGCGCCCTCGGTCGGCAATTACGAGACCTCGGGCTGTTTCCGGCTGACCAATGCCGATGTGATCGAACTTTTCCAGACCGTGCCCGAAGGCACAAAGGTGATCGTCAGATGA
- a CDS encoding tetratricopeptide repeat protein, giving the protein MRAILLCSVFLGLAACTENSLGNLSSTSDGAASVADTSNVAYYPDDQYIVSGKTQFAEGNYGKSFTAFKKALDVQPKDPQALLGYAASADMLRRFDQADAAYRTLQPMIGNRIEFHNNYGYSLLLRGDLKGARKHFLIAYEMDPANPITANNLQMLRNSVNYPKRSAGDLQGI; this is encoded by the coding sequence ATGCGTGCGATCCTTCTTTGCAGCGTCTTTCTCGGACTTGCCGCTTGCACCGAAAACTCGTTGGGCAACCTGTCCAGCACTTCGGACGGTGCGGCTTCGGTGGCCGATACCTCCAACGTCGCCTATTACCCCGACGACCAATACATCGTCTCGGGCAAGACGCAGTTTGCCGAAGGCAATTACGGCAAATCCTTCACCGCCTTCAAAAAAGCGCTCGATGTCCAGCCAAAGGACCCGCAGGCGCTGCTGGGCTATGCCGCTTCGGCCGACATGCTGCGCCGCTTCGATCAGGCCGACGCCGCCTATCGCACCTTGCAGCCGATGATCGGCAACCGGATCGAATTTCACAACAACTACGGCTATTCGCTTTTGCTGCGCGGTGATCTCAAGGGCGCGCGCAAGCACTTCCTGATCGCCTACGAAATGGACCCGGCAAACCCGATCACGGCCAACAACCTGCAAATGTTGCGGAATTCGGTGAACTATCCCAAGCGTTCGGCGGGCGACCTGCAAGGGATCTGA
- a CDS encoding pilus assembly protein TadG-related protein, protein MKHFLRSETGYAFLLTLIFLPVFMGVSLLVIDVGRAHNAQQDLQAAADALALAGAAELDGQPASRARAKTAMAKLSGAASNSVSFLGLPPNAGAVTLPYTVDSTAPFQVTFLKTIPLSDDDVIGGKYLTDNVAKSDFEARFVHVFARSNNLASFFFSPATRKRSELLIGATAVATQSRSTCDLTPMFMCSPFSGQKNPSAKDRLLTAFAAGDLHGQMFKLQTNPSGSLVSGNIGYLDTIGRSTDAVSRGLAGEPYPQCIELTDQVIPKTGAVASAWDGFNVRFDITSKGGPTSFAANTAFPAAKNVRKGWPVGQCELTGSFKGRQDFTQFPRFSDNRGPAIDAVRNSGTWNLTQAVTIPNSKKNAPSYIFPAYWPTLYPTTPLIEANVTSYAGKQPSRYDIYMYEQKMGLVSTASAGNETGLPSCITKKTDTSWEDRRTMLIAIVDCDGSTNGNAPLTVDAYAKVFLVNPVTGALDTGSDTLDIEIVDLSERSNGSIRNFIRDDIVLVR, encoded by the coding sequence ATGAAGCACTTTCTCCGCTCTGAAACCGGCTACGCCTTCCTTCTGACGCTGATCTTTTTGCCTGTGTTCATGGGCGTCAGCCTTCTGGTGATAGATGTCGGTCGCGCCCATAACGCGCAGCAAGACCTGCAGGCCGCAGCCGATGCGCTCGCCCTCGCCGGAGCGGCCGAGTTGGACGGCCAGCCGGCCAGCCGCGCCCGCGCCAAGACGGCTATGGCCAAACTGTCGGGGGCCGCGTCGAACAGCGTCAGTTTCCTTGGCCTGCCCCCGAACGCGGGGGCGGTCACGCTGCCCTATACCGTGGACAGCACGGCCCCGTTTCAGGTGACCTTCCTGAAAACGATCCCCCTCAGCGATGACGATGTGATCGGCGGCAAATATCTGACCGACAATGTGGCCAAATCCGATTTCGAAGCGCGTTTCGTCCATGTCTTCGCCCGCAGCAACAATCTGGCCAGCTTTTTCTTCAGCCCGGCCACGCGCAAGCGGTCCGAACTGCTGATCGGCGCGACCGCGGTCGCAACGCAATCCCGCTCGACCTGCGATCTGACGCCGATGTTCATGTGCAGCCCGTTCAGCGGCCAAAAGAACCCCTCGGCCAAGGATCGCCTGCTGACGGCCTTTGCCGCCGGAGACCTGCATGGCCAAATGTTCAAGCTGCAAACCAACCCGTCTGGGTCGCTGGTGTCCGGCAATATCGGCTATCTCGACACCATCGGCAGATCGACCGATGCCGTCTCGCGCGGTCTTGCGGGCGAACCCTATCCGCAATGCATCGAACTGACCGATCAGGTGATCCCTAAAACCGGCGCGGTCGCCTCGGCATGGGACGGCTTCAACGTCCGCTTCGACATCACCTCGAAAGGCGGGCCGACCTCCTTCGCGGCAAACACCGCCTTTCCCGCCGCAAAGAATGTCCGCAAGGGCTGGCCCGTCGGTCAATGCGAACTGACGGGATCGTTCAAGGGTCGCCAGGATTTCACCCAATTCCCGCGCTTTTCCGACAATCGCGGCCCGGCGATAGATGCGGTCCGCAATTCGGGCACATGGAACCTGACCCAAGCCGTCACCATTCCGAACAGCAAGAAGAACGCGCCGTCTTACATCTTCCCCGCCTATTGGCCGACCCTCTATCCCACCACCCCCCTGATCGAGGCCAATGTCACCAGCTACGCGGGCAAGCAGCCGTCGCGCTATGACATCTATATGTATGAACAAAAGATGGGCCTCGTAAGTACCGCCTCGGCGGGCAATGAAACCGGACTTCCCAGCTGCATCACCAAAAAGACCGATACCAGTTGGGAGGACCGCCGCACCATGCTGATCGCCATCGTCGATTGCGACGGCAGCACCAACGGAAACGCGCCCCTGACTGTCGACGCCTATGCAAAGGTGTTTCTGGTAAACCCCGTGACCGGCGCGCTCGATACCGGATCGGACACGCTCGACATCGAGATCGTCGACCTGAGCGAGCGCAGCAACGGCAGCATCCGGAACTTCATCCGCGATGACATCGTGCTGGTCCGCTAG